ATAGCTGTTCCTGAATAACCTTTTTTTTCAGCATAGTTCCAATAGCAGTTGTATCCTTCTGGATTGAAATCAACTTGTCCCTCTTGAAGTTTTATTTCTTGTAAACAAAAAACATCAGCATCGATTGAATTAAAGTATTCTAAAAAATTTTTTTGAAGAACAGCTCTAAATCCATTAACATTCCAAGAAATTAATTTTTTCATATATAACCTCCGTATAATTAGTTCAAAATTATCTACTAGTGATTATATCACAAAATAAAAAAATAAAAAAAATAAAAAAGTTTGTTGACATAAATAATATTTTATGATACTATAATTATGTAGCAAGCAACCAGCTACGAAAACAAAATAGTTCGGAATATAGCGCAGTCCGGTAGCGCACCTGCCTTGGGAGCAGGGGGCCGCAAGTTCGAATCTTGCTATTCCGACCATGCAGGTCAATGGCTCAATTGGTAGAGCATCGGTCTCCAAAACCGAGGGTTGGGGGTTCGAGTCCCTCTTGACCTGCCATTTATTTGCCTAGATAGCTCAGTTGGCTAGAGCACCCGGTTCATACCCGGGCGGTCGAAGGTTCGAATCCTTTTCTAGGCACCATTTGGAACTTAAACTCTGTAAAAAGAGTTTTTTTTATTTTTTGTAACTTTAATAATAAAAAATCTACTAATATTTCTATCAGTAGATTTTAATGATTTAAAATAAGTTGTAAAACAATATCGTCTAACTTATCTTTATTATTTTTTATAAATTCATAAGCATCGTAAGAAAGATTTTCAATATTATTATTGGATTTATTATCTAGTTCTAAAGAACCTCTGTATAATCTGGGATTTAATCTGTAGTAATTCCATTTATTTTTAGAAGAGTCAAAAATTTTTCTTAAAACAAAATCATCTGTATTAGATTGTGCAGAAAAAAGAATATCGATGATGGGAACGACCCATTTAGCTCCACCTTTAGTCTTAAGATGCTCATAATTTTTATACCCTTCTTTTTTCCCAGTTCCAATAGATATAAGAATCATATCATCTGATCCTGGAAAGGACGGTTTATCCTCTTTTAAATACTTTTTAAAATCAATATTTCTAGCTTCAGCATATGCAATGAGAGCTGGATTGTTTGCAAAAATCCCTCCATCAATACAGTTATAAACATCATCATTTAATGAAATTAATCTTTTAGCATTGAAATATACAGGTGCTGATGAAGTTGCTATAACAACATCTTTTAATTTAAAATTCTTTAAAGTTTTTCTTTTAGCGTTTAAGCTATCAAAAAAAATCTCTTTAGCTCTGATTAGATCATAAGAGGTTGACATAAAAGGTTTTACTGTATCACTTAAATTAATCTCTCCAAAAAGAGAGTTAGCTAGTTCTTCAAGTGCTTTTGTAGAGTATTTGGGACGAAGGATTCCACCAAAAGATGAAACCCTTCTAATTATATTTTTTTTAAAAATTTTATCTCCACAATTTTTATAAAGCTCTACAATTTCTTGAGCACTATGATAATTTGGGGATGTATAAAGGGCTCCAAGAATACCGCCAGTACTCGTTCCTACTATTAAATCAAAATATTCATGAAGGTATATTTTTTGCCCAACCTTTTTCGATATTTCAGTTTCTAAGTATTCGCAAATAATTGCGGGGATAATTCCCTTTACTCCACCACCGTCAATAGATAAAATTCTAAGTTTTTTCATAAAATCACTATTTAATAAGAGGAGCTACAGCATTTTTAAATTGCCAATTGTGATATTTATCCCAGTCGATGCTCCAAGTCATAAATCCTTTAACATCATATCCTCTTCTTTGTACTTCTCTCCAAGCTTCAACATAAACATTCATGTCATTAATTGCACCAGTTCCAGCAGCACCAACACCAGCAGGTAATCCAATAGCTAAAATCTCTTGAGGAATAGGTCCGATAGGGAATAATTGTGCATATTGTCCTCCCCATGCAGGTCCATCGTGTCCTTTTATAAGAGCTTCAGTAAATTCAGGAATAAATTTAGCTTGATTTTTACAATCAATAACAACTCCACTTCCGTCAAAAGGATAAACACCAGTTCCAGGTGCATTATAATATTGTGGATGTATTGTTGTAATTAAATGTTTTGTCTTTTTTATAAGGTCAATGTATAGAGTTCCAAATCCAGTGTTAATTAAGTATGCTACTTCTGGAGCCATAGAATAAATAAAGTTAGGATCTTTAGCTCTAAAATACTCAATAATTTCTTTTATAGCATCAACAACATAAGTAGTTCCATTTTGAGCACTTTGTCCTTCTAAATCTATATCAAAACCATTAAATCCATACTCTTCAATAATATTTATAACACCGTTTTTAAAGATTTGTTTATCAGATTCTGATTTGATATGGAATACACCATTTTGTCCACCAATTGCAATAATAACGTTATGTCCTTTAGCTTTCATTCTAGCAACTTTCTCTTTAAATTGAGCTTTTGTAACTTCATTGCTTGCTGCAGGGTTAAAAACAGGAGTTAAGTGATCTGGAGATTCGATGAAAGAAACTACAATAGTATCATATTCAGCAGGAGTATCTTCAAGATCAACATATGATGTTTGAATATTTCCACCCCAAGAAGACCAGTATCCAACTAAAGTTTTCTTTGAATTTCCAGAAGATTCTTTTTTTATTGTAAGAATATTCGTTTGATAATATGTTACTATTGAATTATTTGTTCCAGCAAATACTAATTGTACAGTGTTATTTCCAGTTAATAATGGAAGAGATGCTACTGCTAGTGAAACACTAACCATAGAAGATCTTCTTGTGAATTCTACAGGTTTTGTAGTAGTTTTGAAGCCATTAACGTAAACAGCGTATTCAGTGTGAATATTTAAAGATGGAATTGATACTGTTCCTAAAAGTTGAGTATTATCTCCATTTAAATATATTGCTTCTACATCTGTTGCACCAATTAATGGTAGTTTTTCAGGGAAATTTACTGTTGGAATCTCAGGATCAACAGGTGGATCTATTGGAGGTTCAACAGGGGGAGTAGTTCCGCCCTCAACAGTTTCACCGTTTATAATTAAAGTTATAGGTTGTCCATTTAATGTAGCGTTAGAAGCAACATTAATATCAAAAGGAGCACCAGTTCCATTAATTCCATCGATTTTAAAGTTTCCGTTAGGTCCTAAATTAAAATGAGGCGCACCAGACCAATCGGTTCCTGAAGTTATAGAGAATCTACTTCCAGTTTTAGAAGCATTAATTTGCCATTGAGAAAGTCCAGTGGCAGGAGAATCGAAGTTTATCTCCCAGTTCCCACCGAAATTTTCAGTTGAATGTGAAATAAGTTCAATAGCAGCACTAAATCCATTGCTCCAAGATTGGCTTGAAGTAAGTTTTAATGTAGCAATTTTGTCACCAGTTGGTGGAGGGATAATAACATCCTCTTTAACAGTAACTAGATTAGATGATTTTATAATTTGCTCTAATGATTGAGCACCTCTATAAGAGAAAATAGCTTCAACAATATAATCTCCTGGAGTTAAAACAGTAGTGAAAGTTATAATTTCATTAGGATTAGTTGTTGTTTTTTGTTCGATTGTATTTCTAACAGAAGTTTTTAAGTAATATGTAACTTGGTTTATTCTATTTTGAGAATCAGAGATAGCTTTCGTAGAAA
This genomic window from Cetobacterium sp. NK01 contains:
- a CDS encoding patatin-like phospholipase family protein → MKKLRILSIDGGGVKGIIPAIICEYLETEISKKVGQKIYLHEYFDLIVGTSTGGILGALYTSPNYHSAQEIVELYKNCGDKIFKKNIIRRVSSFGGILRPKYSTKALEELANSLFGEINLSDTVKPFMSTSYDLIRAKEIFFDSLNAKRKTLKNFKLKDVVIATSSAPVYFNAKRLISLNDDVYNCIDGGIFANNPALIAYAEARNIDFKKYLKEDKPSFPGSDDMILISIGTGKKEGYKNYEHLKTKGGAKWVVPIIDILFSAQSNTDDFVLRKIFDSSKNKWNYYRLNPRLYRGSLELDNKSNNNIENLSYDAYEFIKNNKDKLDDIVLQLILNH
- a CDS encoding glycosyl hydrolase family 18 protein, with the translated sequence MNTLEIQNIKSHFSNVLNHYNNLKKRFVDASNELESLNIQLIELKNKINSLNMESSIIYFFEIKELLSNVEKNIFDLDVDIEIPEPPVDPPVEPEIIVPTIGSIELNITNKKASVSTKAISDSQNRINQVTYYLKTSVRNTIEQKTTTNPNEIITFTTVLTPGDYIVEAIFSYRGAQSLEQIIKSSNLVTVKEDVIIPPPTGDKIATLKLTSSQSWSNGFSAAIELISHSTENFGGNWEINFDSPATGLSQWQINASKTGSRFSITSGTDWSGAPHFNLGPNGNFKIDGINGTGAPFDINVASNATLNGQPITLIINGETVEGGTTPPVEPPIDPPVDPEIPTVNFPEKLPLIGATDVEAIYLNGDNTQLLGTVSIPSLNIHTEYAVYVNGFKTTTKPVEFTRRSSMVSVSLAVASLPLLTGNNTVQLVFAGTNNSIVTYYQTNILTIKKESSGNSKKTLVGYWSSWGGNIQTSYVDLEDTPAEYDTIVVSFIESPDHLTPVFNPAASNEVTKAQFKEKVARMKAKGHNVIIAIGGQNGVFHIKSESDKQIFKNGVINIIEEYGFNGFDIDLEGQSAQNGTTYVVDAIKEIIEYFRAKDPNFIYSMAPEVAYLINTGFGTLYIDLIKKTKHLITTIHPQYYNAPGTGVYPFDGSGVVIDCKNQAKFIPEFTEALIKGHDGPAWGGQYAQLFPIGPIPQEILAIGLPAGVGAAGTGAINDMNVYVEAWREVQRRGYDVKGFMTWSIDWDKYHNWQFKNAVAPLIK